The following proteins are encoded in a genomic region of Arachis stenosperma cultivar V10309 chromosome 4, arast.V10309.gnm1.PFL2, whole genome shotgun sequence:
- the LOC130975206 gene encoding uncharacterized protein LOC130975206: MISHFGNKYGSFLLVAAVNALKGDTSGTICRSGSNNNELGGTVNLICEISEDISSQLHLGVMKSARRVVLDGVISDIIAEFFTEKKHKRQKLDSTNLASETSVVDSKRVMFLFLYM; the protein is encoded by the exons ATG ATATCTCATTTTGGCAATAAGTATGGTTCCTTTCTGCTAGTTGCTGCTGTAAATGCTCTGAAAGGGGATACATCTGGAACCATTTGTAGATCAGGTTCCAACAACAATGAGCTTGGTGGTACGGTAAACTTAATCTGTGAAATATCTGAGGACATTTCTTCCCAATTGCACTTGGGTGTCATGAAATCTGCCCGCAGAGTTGTGCTCGATGGGGTTATAAGTGATATTATTGCAGAATTTTTTACTGAAAAGAAACACAAGAGGCAGAAGCTTGATTCAACTAACCTGGCTTCTGAGACCTCCGTGGTTGACAGCAAAAGGGTGATGTTTTTGTTTCTATACATGTAG
- the LOC130973020 gene encoding 18.1 kDa class I heat shock protein-like, with amino-acid sequence MSSSFFGRRHEPPPPPLHSPHQTWEPNYHQDYGYGGYGTTITGGPSHMAMTGFPRQPSPVVNTQIEKKETPEAYVFKAQLPGLRRTDVRVEVDDDRVLCIVCERSVEKQEQRGGWHVVEMSSGHFVQRVMLPQNANVDHVKAYMDKGVLTVTVPKHHRTVNNHVRNVNISGH; translated from the coding sequence ATGTCTAGTAGCTTCTTTGGACGGAGACAtgaaccaccaccaccaccacttcACAGTCCCCACCAAACATGGGAACCTAATTACCACCAAGACTACGGCTATGGCGGTTATGGAACCACCATAACCGGTGGCCCATCACATATGGCGATGACTGGCTTTCCAAGGCAGCCATCGCCAGTTGTGAACACACAAATAGAGAAGAAGGAGACCCCGGAAGCGTACGTGTTTAAGGCGCAGCTTCCGGGGCTGCGGCGCACAGACGTGAGGGTGGAAGTGGATGATGATAGGGTTCTATGCATAGTTTGTGAGAGAAGCGTGGAGAAGCAAGAACAAAGAGGAGGTTGGCACGTTGTTGAGATGTCAAGTGGCCACTTCGTTCAGCGTGTGATGTTGCCTCAAAACGCCAACGTTGACCATGTTAAGGCTTATATGGATAAAGGGGTTCTTACTGTTACGGTTCCCAAGCACCATAGAACTGTGAACAATCATGTTAGGAACGTTAACATTTCTGGACACTGA